In the Flavobacterium sp. J372 genome, one interval contains:
- a CDS encoding SusE domain-containing protein, which translates to MKTKIKIALTALLFAGLSSCTDDDNFMITQQTGDFEILTPDNGTSVVLTPGLSTNPALTFTWTAAEYTTPTEVTYEVQYIKDGAEWDTFATTGATTTRSKTVTVEQLNGAAIASGLAPDVPGVLNVRVKASVGTEGTDPMYSDVINITVTPYVTYPYRDLFLVGSATAAGWDNNATTNHYAMYRDGSNENLYTYTGKFNAGEFKLIEKSGNWQPQWGVNGSTLAVNPGNGSDPGAFVIATAGYYTVTVDTENMTQSVVPFNEAGSQTFSSIAVIGSATPNGWNDPDTDLTQSSFDPHIWYGTVFFTAGGELKFRANNSWDLPGNWGGTTSFSGAAVSNGGNIPIGIAVSGEYKVWFNDLAGTYIYIPVQ; encoded by the coding sequence ATGAAAACGAAAATTAAGATAGCCCTTACGGCACTTTTATTTGCAGGACTTTCGTCATGTACAGATGATGATAACTTCATGATTACACAACAGACAGGAGATTTTGAAATTCTTACACCTGATAATGGCACATCTGTAGTTTTAACTCCGGGCCTCTCTACAAACCCTGCGCTTACTTTTACGTGGACTGCGGCAGAATATACAACACCTACCGAGGTTACTTATGAAGTGCAGTACATAAAAGATGGTGCAGAGTGGGATACTTTTGCAACAACAGGCGCAACAACAACCAGAAGCAAAACTGTAACTGTAGAACAGCTTAATGGTGCAGCAATTGCATCAGGGCTGGCACCAGATGTTCCGGGAGTGCTTAATGTACGTGTAAAGGCATCTGTAGGGACTGAAGGTACTGACCCAATGTACTCTGATGTTATAAATATTACTGTTACACCATACGTAACATATCCTTACAGAGACCTTTTCCTTGTAGGAAGCGCTACCGCTGCCGGATGGGATAATAATGCGACTACAAACCATTATGCAATGTACAGAGACGGTTCAAACGAAAATCTCTACACTTATACCGGAAAATTCAACGCGGGTGAGTTTAAACTAATTGAAAAAAGCGGAAACTGGCAGCCACAGTGGGGCGTAAACGGAAGTACTTTGGCAGTAAATCCTGGTAACGGGTCTGATCCTGGTGCTTTTGTTATTGCTACAGCTGGCTACTATACAGTAACTGTAGATACTGAAAACATGACACAAAGCGTAGTGCCTTTTAATGAAGCAGGCTCACAAACATTCTCGTCAATTGCTGTTATTGGCAGTGCTACGCCAAACGGCTGGAATGATCCTGATACGGACCTTACACAATCTTCTTTTGATCCGCACATATGGTATGGTACTGTATTCTTTACAGCGGGTGGTGAGCTTAAATTTAGGGCAAATAATTCATGGGATCTTCCTGGTAACTGGGGTGGTACTACATCTTTCTCTGGCGCAGCAGTATCAAACGGAGGCAATATACCAATTGGCATAGCAGTTAGCGGTGAGTATAAAGTTTGGTTTAACGACCTTGCCGGTACTTACATTTATATACCAGTTCAATAA
- a CDS encoding RagB/SusD family nutrient uptake outer membrane protein: protein MKRYINIFYLMSMLAVFSACTDDLNVTPEDDDELLAEQFYSQPGAYKQAMAGVYGNLALTGSGDAGSSNIAGLDPGTSQYGRCLWYLQCLSTEEAIWSYEADPGVREIQRGIWTSANPVLQGMFSRAMFQVTLVNEFLRQSAPDKVASRGVSGTDLTEMPFYRAEARLLRALAYYHLMDLYGKAPFVTENDPVGVTFKGPEYSRVQLFDWLETELEAIIPELKPAKGNIPGRADRAMAQMILAKMYLNSQVYTGTPRYDDCADMCQTIIGSGYTLASNYRNLFNADNDTNEAGQKEIIFALQADGNVTQAYGPTTVIINGSVGSIEQNGASLGVGATGWGGAIRVRGQFSQKFNGSAFASDSRNTLFTADRTLNVTSIEDKATGYAAAKYSNITSTGTPGPNQTFVNTDFPLFRLGDVYLMYAECALRGSGDTNLALDYVNALRVRANNGSTAGNITASQLSLPFILDERARELYWESHRRQDLIRFGRFTGGTYNWDWKGNAIGGASIPSHFNVYPLPLNSLNANRNLSQNPNY, encoded by the coding sequence ATGAAAAGATATATAAACATTTTTTATTTGATGAGCATGCTTGCTGTTTTCAGCGCATGTACAGATGATTTAAATGTAACGCCTGAAGATGATGATGAATTGCTTGCAGAGCAATTTTATTCGCAACCGGGTGCTTACAAACAGGCTATGGCCGGCGTATATGGCAACCTTGCCCTGACTGGTTCTGGTGATGCAGGTTCAAGTAATATTGCAGGTCTGGATCCCGGCACAAGCCAGTATGGCCGCTGCCTTTGGTATTTGCAATGCCTTTCAACTGAAGAAGCAATTTGGAGTTATGAGGCTGACCCCGGTGTGCGTGAAATACAAAGAGGTATATGGACAAGTGCGAATCCTGTTTTACAAGGCATGTTTAGCCGTGCTATGTTTCAGGTAACACTTGTGAATGAATTTTTACGTCAGTCGGCTCCCGATAAAGTTGCCTCCAGAGGCGTGTCCGGCACAGATCTTACAGAGATGCCTTTTTACAGGGCAGAAGCTCGCCTTTTAAGAGCGCTTGCTTACTATCACCTTATGGATCTTTATGGCAAAGCTCCTTTCGTAACAGAAAATGACCCGGTGGGTGTTACTTTCAAAGGGCCGGAATATAGCCGTGTACAGCTTTTTGACTGGCTTGAAACAGAACTTGAAGCAATTATACCAGAACTGAAACCTGCCAAAGGTAATATACCTGGCCGTGCTGACAGGGCTATGGCGCAAATGATTCTTGCTAAGATGTACCTGAATTCACAAGTATATACAGGAACTCCACGTTATGATGATTGTGCTGATATGTGCCAGACTATTATTGGCTCAGGTTATACACTTGCATCAAACTACCGTAACCTGTTTAATGCAGATAATGACACTAATGAAGCAGGCCAAAAAGAAATAATTTTTGCATTGCAGGCTGATGGTAACGTTACACAGGCTTATGGGCCTACAACAGTAATAATTAATGGTTCTGTAGGTTCAATAGAGCAAAATGGTGCTTCACTTGGTGTAGGCGCTACAGGATGGGGCGGCGCTATAAGGGTTCGCGGCCAGTTTTCGCAAAAGTTCAATGGTTCTGCCTTTGCTTCAGATAGCAGAAATACACTTTTTACAGCCGACAGGACATTAAATGTGACAAGCATAGAAGATAAGGCTACAGGTTATGCTGCGGCAAAATATTCTAATATTACTTCTACAGGTACACCTGGCCCGAACCAGACATTTGTAAATACCGATTTCCCTCTTTTCCGTCTGGGGGATGTATACCTTATGTATGCTGAATGTGCTTTAAGAGGCAGTGGCGACACTAACCTTGCGCTTGATTATGTAAATGCGTTGAGGGTTCGTGCAAATAACGGTAGCACTGCAGGAAATATTACTGCATCTCAGCTGTCACTTCCGTTCATACTTGATGAAAGGGCAAGAGAACTTTATTGGGAATCCCACCGCCGCCAGGATCTAATCCGCTTCGGAAGGTTTACAGGAGGAACATATAACTGGGACTGGAAAGGAAATGCGATTGGAGGTGCATCAATACCATCACATTTCAATGTGTATCCGCTACCATTAAATAGTTTGAATGCCAACAGAAATTTATCACAAAATCCTAATTACTAA
- a CDS encoding alpha-amylase family glycosyl hydrolase yields MKKFTFLFLLASIFAFAQQQTVTYSVAPAAFEETQSITITVFGSSINESTWGVTGNALYMWAWSLDQNYANTQDAPSNGSWTSSNESAKFTYNAGSDTYTKVITPTTYFNRTNIGRIGFLIKAKNGDGNKKSQDILINVGLFQVNLTAPAQNSNTILASGGSLQITATNTGGPATYNLISNGVTINTATNVSSYSYNHTNITNTQNYTLKVTQGTSEIIRKFTAIVNPGNVTQAIPAGLVDGINYSADNNKATLVLTAPGKDYVFVAGSFNSWEPTSQYAMKKDGATGKFWLELTGLTPQTNYTYQYWVVDETPVANSPKLVKTADPFSTLVLSPFDDPYIPATTYPNLPPYPAGQEREVTVLQTGQTPYNWQVTNFVKPKKEDLIIYEALVRDFDSDRNYQDLIDKIDYFKNLGINALQLMPVMEFEGNESWGYNTSFHLANDKFYGPASKLKELIDLCHQNGIAVILDVALNHAFGRNPMNRMWMLDPDNDGWGDPSSENPYFNQNARHSYNVGSDFNHSSALTKEYSKRVIKHWIEEYRIDGFRWDLTKGFTQNCPFTGNQSAQDACTENYQADRVAILKEYADYSWSLDANHYVIFEHLGNGGSGNEETEWANYRFNEGKGIMFWGNLNNAYNQLTMGYATNTDINRVGHVSRGFSGKRLIGYAESHDEERLMYKNLQFGVATNPAHNVTNLNVALSRMPALGAVFIPVPGPKMLWHFGELGWEKSIFTCNNGTVNTPTDATAGDCKLDTKPQPQWAENWLVLPQRKKIYDDWARMIRLKKEKLAFQGDYAINGNTLLPRIYVYNNSLPSSELKNVVILANFNVTAQNIVPDFPYTGAWYNLMDDSPYPVTSTNAPINLQPGEYRIYGNMPAALGTANFDAETAALYPNPATDVFAISIATKAVEVYSVTGQVVKSFKGGEALTVFNVNDLTPGIYLVKITDSNNRQSSKKLIKK; encoded by the coding sequence ATGAAAAAATTTACTTTTTTATTTCTCCTGGCAAGTATTTTTGCTTTTGCGCAGCAGCAGACTGTGACATATTCAGTTGCACCCGCTGCATTTGAAGAAACCCAGTCCATTACAATTACAGTTTTTGGCAGTAGCATTAATGAATCTACATGGGGTGTAACCGGCAATGCATTATATATGTGGGCTTGGTCTCTTGACCAGAACTATGCCAACACGCAGGATGCTCCCTCAAATGGTTCATGGACTTCATCAAACGAATCTGCTAAATTTACATATAATGCAGGCAGCGACACCTACACAAAAGTCATTACACCTACAACATATTTCAACAGGACAAATATTGGCCGTATAGGGTTCCTTATTAAAGCAAAAAATGGTGATGGCAATAAAAAATCACAGGACATCCTTATAAATGTTGGCCTTTTCCAGGTGAATCTTACGGCGCCTGCACAAAACAGCAATACAATATTGGCTTCAGGCGGTAGTTTGCAGATTACGGCAACAAATACCGGCGGGCCGGCTACATACAACCTGATTTCTAATGGCGTAACAATAAATACGGCGACTAATGTTTCAAGTTATTCATATAACCACACAAACATTACAAATACCCAAAACTATACACTAAAGGTTACCCAGGGAACATCTGAAATCATAAGGAAGTTTACTGCAATAGTAAACCCAGGTAATGTTACACAGGCAATACCTGCAGGCTTGGTTGATGGTATAAACTACAGCGCCGATAATAATAAGGCAACGCTTGTGCTTACCGCTCCGGGTAAAGATTACGTTTTTGTTGCGGGCAGCTTCAACAGTTGGGAGCCAACATCACAATATGCCATGAAAAAAGACGGGGCTACAGGTAAATTCTGGCTTGAGCTTACAGGGCTTACACCCCAGACAAACTATACCTACCAATACTGGGTAGTTGATGAAACACCTGTGGCTAACTCACCAAAACTGGTAAAAACGGCTGATCCTTTCTCCACACTAGTACTCTCTCCGTTTGATGATCCTTATATCCCTGCAACTACATATCCTAACCTCCCACCATATCCGGCTGGGCAGGAGCGTGAAGTAACTGTGCTTCAAACAGGGCAAACGCCTTATAACTGGCAGGTTACAAACTTTGTAAAGCCTAAAAAGGAAGACCTCATAATTTATGAAGCTCTGGTAAGGGACTTTGACAGCGACAGGAATTATCAGGACCTAATAGACAAGATAGACTATTTTAAAAACCTTGGGATAAATGCATTACAGCTTATGCCTGTAATGGAATTTGAAGGCAACGAGAGCTGGGGATATAACACATCTTTCCACCTGGCTAATGATAAGTTTTACGGCCCGGCAAGCAAGCTGAAGGAGCTTATTGACCTTTGCCACCAAAACGGCATTGCTGTGATACTTGACGTAGCGCTTAACCATGCTTTTGGCCGCAACCCTATGAACAGGATGTGGATGCTTGACCCTGATAATGACGGTTGGGGAGACCCAAGTTCAGAGAATCCTTATTTTAACCAGAATGCAAGGCATAGTTATAACGTAGGCAGTGATTTTAACCACAGCAGCGCACTTACCAAAGAATATAGCAAAAGGGTTATAAAACATTGGATAGAAGAATACCGCATAGACGGCTTCCGTTGGGACCTTACCAAAGGCTTTACCCAAAACTGTCCTTTCACGGGTAACCAAAGCGCACAAGATGCCTGTACCGAGAATTACCAGGCAGACAGGGTGGCGATACTGAAAGAATATGCTGACTATAGCTGGAGCCTTGATGCTAACCATTATGTAATATTTGAGCACCTCGGCAACGGAGGCAGCGGTAATGAAGAAACTGAGTGGGCAAACTATCGCTTTAACGAAGGTAAAGGCATAATGTTTTGGGGTAACCTTAATAATGCCTATAACCAGCTTACTATGGGCTATGCTACAAATACCGATATTAACCGTGTAGGCCACGTAAGCCGTGGTTTCTCAGGCAAAAGGCTTATAGGTTATGCTGAAAGCCATGATGAAGAGCGCCTAATGTATAAAAACCTGCAGTTTGGTGTGGCAACAAACCCCGCGCATAATGTTACTAACCTTAATGTGGCGTTATCAAGAATGCCTGCACTTGGCGCGGTATTCATTCCGGTACCGGGCCCTAAGATGTTGTGGCATTTTGGCGAGCTTGGCTGGGAAAAATCAATATTTACCTGCAACAACGGTACTGTTAACACCCCTACCGATGCCACTGCAGGAGATTGTAAGCTTGATACAAAACCCCAGCCGCAATGGGCCGAAAACTGGCTTGTACTCCCTCAGCGTAAAAAGATTTATGATGATTGGGCGCGCATGATAAGGCTTAAAAAGGAAAAGCTTGCTTTCCAGGGAGATTATGCCATAAACGGTAATACTTTGCTGCCACGCATATATGTTTATAACAACAGTTTGCCGTCGTCAGAATTAAAGAATGTAGTTATCCTTGCCAACTTTAATGTTACGGCTCAGAATATTGTGCCTGACTTTCCTTACACGGGAGCATGGTATAACCTGATGGATGACTCGCCATACCCAGTTACCAGCACCAATGCACCGATAAACCTGCAGCCTGGCGAATACAGGATATATGGAAACATGCCGGCAGCGCTTGGCACAGCAAATTTTGACGCTGAAACAGCAGCACTGTACCCTAACCCTGCTACCGATGTTTTTGCAATAAGTATTGCAACAAAAGCAGTAGAGGTATATTCTGTAACGGGTCAGGTTGTTAAGTCATTTAAAGGAGGCGAAGCACTTACAGTCTTCAATGTTAATGATCTTACTCCGGGTATTTACCTTGTGAAGATTACAGACAGCAACAACCGCCAAAGCTCTAAAAAACTGATAAAAAAATAG
- a CDS encoding carboxypeptidase-like regulatory domain-containing protein, whose protein sequence is MKTLYSKFLLLLLMLPLTALAQSTVTGTVRDNASGEPLPGVNVIVEGTTNGTVTDMDGNYTLSGVSNGSRIVFSFVGFTSNTVEYTGQSSLNVSLTEDATQLEEVVVIGYGTVRKKMLQGHLPV, encoded by the coding sequence ATGAAAACACTCTACTCAAAGTTTTTACTGTTGTTGCTTATGCTGCCCTTAACTGCTCTGGCACAGAGCACAGTAACGGGTACTGTTCGTGACAACGCATCGGGAGAGCCTTTGCCCGGCGTAAATGTAATTGTAGAAGGCACCACAAACGGCACGGTTACCGATATGGATGGTAATTACACATTATCAGGCGTATCAAACGGCAGCCGTATTGTATTTTCTTTTGTAGGCTTTACCTCAAACACTGTTGAATATACAGGGCAAAGCTCACTAAATGTTTCTTTAACCGAAGATGCCACTCAGCTTGAAGAAGTGGTGGTTATCGGTTACGGAACTGTGCGTAAAAAGATGCTACAGGGTCACTTACCAGTGTGA
- a CDS encoding SusC/RagA family TonB-linked outer membrane protein yields the protein MTYLLLTRHVTLWQPYCKEKNKSRVNRIYGNVDFDYRLHFLPEMRAFVSLGFDQSKGEGFNYLPPRSGSGFENGGVPFGTDSEYTSYRKNANLDAYLNYKKDIGRLNVDATAGYNYQKFDAEDFNTGDRVNPNSIADVNTAPDIVLVGFFGRGILTWADKYLLTLTYRHEASSRFSEDNRWGSFPSAALAWRISEESFLKGSNTLSDLKLRASWGVTGQQDISAAYSYLQRYILSQPTSQYSFDGTPSQTAIAQFINTEIKWEETMQYNVGIDYGLFNNRITGSIDAFYKESSDLLTFGPVADGSNFGNQGFQNVGKFTTKGIEFSVDASVVNIDRVKWNVNFNASHYQREITKLINNSEIPTGGIAGGTGTTIQLLKEGFNPSSFYVYKQLYDANNNPIEGAYADLNGDGTINDRDRYIYKNADPKVTLGFASNFNAYNFDLYFNLRASIGGRLYNNVNSNLAQWDRLIDQSALGNVPRSVQDSNFDTVGDRVLLSDYYIENASFLRMDNVTLGYTFNKWMNDDTSLRIYAGMQNVFLITKYSGIDPEIFGGIDNTIYPRPRTFLVGANVKF from the coding sequence GTGACATACTTACTGCTAACCAGGCACGTAACCCTGTGGCAGCCTTATTGCAAAGAAAAAAATAAATCACGTGTAAACAGGATTTACGGTAATGTTGATTTTGACTACAGATTACATTTTCTTCCTGAAATGAGGGCATTTGTAAGTCTTGGCTTTGACCAGAGTAAAGGTGAAGGGTTTAACTACCTGCCACCAAGAAGTGGTTCGGGCTTTGAGAACGGGGGTGTACCTTTCGGAACAGATTCAGAATACACAAGCTACCGTAAAAACGCTAATTTAGATGCTTACCTAAATTATAAGAAAGATATAGGAAGGCTCAATGTAGATGCAACTGCAGGTTATAATTACCAGAAATTTGATGCTGAAGACTTCAATACCGGTGACAGGGTAAACCCTAACTCTATAGCTGATGTAAATACAGCACCAGATATTGTACTTGTAGGCTTCTTTGGAAGAGGTATCCTTACTTGGGCTGATAAATACCTTTTAACACTAACCTATAGGCATGAGGCCTCTTCAAGGTTTAGTGAAGATAACCGCTGGGGCAGTTTCCCATCAGCAGCTTTGGCCTGGAGGATAAGCGAAGAGTCTTTCCTAAAAGGTTCAAACACGCTAAGCGACCTTAAGCTAAGAGCAAGCTGGGGTGTTACAGGCCAGCAGGACATATCTGCAGCATATAGCTATCTTCAGCGTTACATTTTATCACAACCAACATCACAATATTCATTTGACGGAACCCCATCCCAAACTGCAATTGCACAGTTTATTAATACCGAAATTAAATGGGAAGAGACTATGCAATATAACGTTGGTATTGACTATGGCCTCTTTAACAACAGGATTACCGGTAGCATAGATGCATTTTATAAAGAGTCTAGCGACTTGTTAACTTTTGGCCCGGTAGCAGACGGATCTAACTTTGGTAACCAGGGCTTCCAGAATGTTGGTAAATTCACTACAAAAGGTATTGAATTTTCTGTTGATGCATCAGTTGTAAATATCGACAGAGTTAAATGGAACGTGAATTTCAATGCATCGCACTACCAAAGAGAAATTACTAAATTGATAAATAATAGTGAAATTCCTACAGGGGGTATTGCAGGTGGTACAGGTACAACTATTCAATTGCTAAAAGAAGGATTTAACCCGTCTTCTTTCTATGTTTACAAGCAATTATATGACGCAAACAACAATCCTATTGAAGGGGCATATGCTGATTTAAATGGCGACGGTACAATTAATGACCGTGACAGGTATATCTATAAAAATGCTGACCCTAAAGTAACGCTGGGTTTTGCATCAAACTTTAATGCCTACAATTTTGATTTATACTTTAACCTGCGTGCAAGTATTGGCGGAAGGCTTTATAATAACGTAAACTCAAACCTTGCGCAGTGGGACAGGCTTATAGACCAGTCTGCTCTTGGTAACGTTCCTAGATCTGTACAAGATTCAAATTTCGACACAGTGGGTGACAGGGTACTTCTTTCAGACTATTATATTGAGAATGCATCTTTCCTGAGGATGGATAACGTAACGCTTGGTTATACATTCAACAAATGGATGAATGATGACACATCACTTAGGATTTATGCCGGTATGCAAAATGTATTCCTTATTACTAAGTATAGCGGTATAGACCCGGAAATATTTGGCGGTATAGATAATACTATTTATCCGAGGCCGAGAACTTTCCTTGTTGGTGCAAATGTTAAATTTTAA
- a CDS encoding TonB-dependent receptor plug domain-containing protein, translating into MTAEDFNRGAVVTAENLLNGRVAGVTINTSGAPGSGSAIRIRGGASLNASNDPLIVINGLPITNNNAGGATSILASINPNDIESFTVLKDASATAIYGSRASNGVIIITTKKGGKDLAVDYNFQYGRGRLAKKIDVFSADEFRALIAEREPLQVGLLGNANTDWQDEIYQKTDLVDNNISVRGSLFKTIPTRLSVGNTYQEGLRLTNSFNRTTTSLAMNPSIFNDHLKININANYSHEKNRFADGVEGAAIRFDPTQPVYDETKDFGGFFQYTNAAGDILTANQARNPVAALLQRKK; encoded by the coding sequence GTGACCGCTGAAGACTTTAACCGTGGTGCTGTAGTAACAGCAGAAAACCTTTTAAACGGTCGTGTAGCAGGTGTTACAATCAATACCAGCGGTGCGCCGGGTTCAGGCTCAGCAATAAGGATTCGCGGCGGTGCTTCTTTAAACGCTTCAAATGACCCGCTGATTGTTATTAATGGCTTGCCTATTACTAACAACAATGCCGGTGGTGCTACATCAATATTAGCATCAATAAACCCTAATGATATTGAATCTTTTACAGTTTTGAAAGATGCTTCTGCAACAGCAATCTATGGTTCAAGGGCATCAAATGGTGTGATTATAATTACTACTAAGAAGGGAGGAAAAGACCTAGCTGTTGATTATAATTTCCAATATGGCCGTGGCAGGCTGGCAAAGAAAATTGATGTTTTCAGTGCTGACGAATTCCGTGCGCTGATTGCTGAAAGAGAGCCGTTGCAGGTAGGCCTTTTAGGAAATGCCAATACTGACTGGCAGGATGAAATTTATCAAAAAACAGATCTTGTAGATAATAACATTTCTGTTCGCGGGTCTTTGTTTAAAACCATTCCTACCCGTTTATCCGTAGGTAATACATACCAGGAAGGATTAAGGCTTACAAACAGCTTTAACAGGACTACAACATCATTGGCTATGAACCCAAGTATATTCAATGACCATCTTAAGATAAACATTAATGCAAACTATTCACATGAAAAGAACAGGTTTGCTGATGGTGTAGAAGGTGCGGCGATACGCTTTGACCCTACACAGCCGGTATATGATGAAACTAAAGATTTTGGCGGATTCTTTCAATATACTAATGCTGCGGGTGACATACTTACTGCTAACCAGGCACGTAACCCTGTGGCAGCCTTATTGCAAAGAAAAAAATAA
- a CDS encoding LacI family DNA-binding transcriptional regulator, protein MKRKVTLKQIAKELDVSISTVSKSLRNSPEISEDTRQKVQAFAKLYNYRPNNIALSLKNKKTKTIGIIIPEIVHHFFATVISGIEQVANENGYNVIVCLSDESFDKEVINMEMLATGSTDGFIMSLSKETQQKKDFHHIQEVINQGMPVVMFDRVTNDVLCDKVIIDDQLAAYEAVDFLINAGFKKIALATTVDYVSVGKLRTEGYINALHDRDIEVDENLIVKIEDIENCASKIETLLQEQRPDAIFAVNELFAVTCIKLAAKMGIKVPEDLNVIGFTDGIISQYSSPSITTVSQNGIKMGGKAAKMLIERLELEDEEDEHYRTEVIETHLVERESTSTL, encoded by the coding sequence ATGAAGAGAAAGGTCACCCTTAAACAAATTGCAAAGGAACTTGATGTATCAATTTCTACTGTCTCCAAATCCCTGCGCAACAGCCCCGAAATAAGTGAAGATACCCGCCAAAAAGTTCAGGCATTTGCAAAACTGTACAATTACCGGCCTAACAATATTGCGCTGAGCCTTAAAAACAAGAAAACCAAGACTATAGGCATCATTATTCCTGAAATTGTGCACCACTTTTTTGCCACGGTAATCAGCGGGATTGAGCAGGTAGCCAATGAAAACGGCTATAACGTAATCGTGTGCCTTTCAGATGAATCTTTTGACAAAGAAGTGATAAACATGGAGATGCTTGCAACCGGCAGTACAGACGGTTTCATCATGTCTCTATCTAAAGAAACACAGCAAAAAAAAGACTTTCACCACATACAGGAGGTAATAAACCAGGGCATGCCCGTGGTAATGTTTGACCGTGTTACCAATGACGTGCTTTGTGACAAAGTAATTATAGACGACCAGCTCGCGGCTTATGAAGCAGTAGATTTCCTGATTAATGCAGGATTTAAGAAAATAGCCCTGGCTACTACTGTTGATTATGTGAGCGTTGGCAAACTACGTACCGAAGGCTACATAAATGCCCTGCACGACAGGGATATTGAAGTTGATGAGAACCTGATTGTGAAGATTGAAGATATTGAAAATTGCGCTTCAAAGATTGAAACCCTGCTGCAGGAGCAAAGGCCTGATGCCATATTTGCTGTCAACGAGCTATTTGCCGTTACCTGCATAAAGCTTGCAGCAAAAATGGGAATAAAAGTTCCTGAAGACCTGAATGTGATAGGATTTACAGATGGTATAATTTCACAATACTCTTCGCCAAGTATTACTACCGTGAGCCAGAACGGTATAAAAATGGGCGGGAAAGCCGCAAAAATGCTCATTGAAAGACTTGAGCTTGAAGATGAGGAAGACGAGCACTACCGTACTGAAGTTATAGAAACGCATCTGGTAGAAAGAGAATCTACGTCAACGTTGTAG